The following DNA comes from Acidicapsa ligni.
TTACACCAATGGATGGAGGCCCGTAGGAGCCGGGCTGGTCTACTTCATTAATAAGTCCAAGAGGATTAGCTTTAGATGCATCATAGCCATCTGCGCGTTGTTCGCCGACAGCGGTATGAGCCCATCCATATCGAACGTTGTTGATCAGGTTAGGAGAAAAAACATGAGTCCATCCAATCCCTAAATTTTTGGGATCTGAAGGATATATGATCTCTCTCGATGGAGTGATGTCTGTCACATTTGTGGTCTGATTCTGATTGGTAAAACGGGCAAAGACGCTGTCCTTGCCTGAGATGGCATAGTCGAACCTGACGTTTTCCTGGTTCCAGTTGTCGGTTGTGTTCGCGACATAGAAATAATTTTGGCCGCCGGGATAGGAGCCATTGGCCGCGGGGTACAGCGCTAATACTTTCTGCGCGACGGGGTTGAAGTAGGTGCCTGGGATCTGATTGCCGGGAAATATCGCATAGCCGGTTGGGGTGTTTGGATCGCTTATGTATGGGTTATAAAGCTGTCCTGCATAACCGCTGAAGTTACCCGCGAGTTGTTGTGCGTTCGGGACATTGACGTAGTTATCCGCAGGGAATATCTGCCGGAAACCCTCGTAGTTGCCGAAGAAGAACATCTTGTTCTTCCTGATTGGGCCGCCGAGGCTTGCTCCAAACTGGTTCTGGTGAAACGGTGGCGCAGCGCCTGCGTCGAAATAATTTCGCGCATCGAAATCGTTGTTGCGAATGTACTCGTATGCGTTGCCGTGAAACTGATTCGTGCCGGATTTAGTAACGACGTTAATGAATGCTGCGCCGTTTCCATATGCTGCGGATGACCCGGATTGTTCGACTTTAAACTCCTGAGTGAAGTCGGGTGAGGGAAGCAGTCCGGCTGCTCCGTACCATGCATTGCGTGTTTCGATGCCATCGTATAGATAGCTTGCGTCGTCTTCTCTCAGGCCTGCGATGGCTAGAGCTACTGTTTGAGTGCCGGTCCATTGTGAGGCCGGGGAACTCATGCCGGAAATGATCGGTGTAACACCGGCGGAAAGCTGGGCCAGTTGGAGAACGTCGCGACCATTCAATGGCATATCTTGAATTTGCTGATTCTCGATGATCTGCCCTTGGTTTGACGCCTGAGTATCCAGCAGCAATGCTCCTGCGGATACTGAAACGGTCTGAGTAGTCCCGCCGACTCCGAGTGCGATGTTTTCCTGAATCTGTTGATCGACGAAGAGTTGGAAGGGCTGGAGATGCTGTGTTTCAAATCCACTTTTTGTTACTTCCATCGTGTAGGTTCCAGGAGGAAGTTGTGTCACATGGTATGCGCCAACGTTATCGCTGCCTGCGTGGTAGGTAATTCCTGTCGCCGTGTTGACGACTGAAATACTCGCTCCAGCTACGACTGCGCCCGTCGTGTCTGTTACCGTTCCATTGACGGCGCTGGTCGTGCTCTGTGCATGGCCTGCTACTGCAGCGAAGATTATGACGGCCAGGGCCAGCATGAGAGTCCCAAGGATCATCTGCTTTCGCAGGTGTGTGGGCGATACACTCACATACTCTATATTTCGCTTCATCTCTTGCCTCCTGAAGTCTTGCATCGGTATGCCTCATGGTTGGCTCCTGAGGGCGATGTAATCATTTACATTGCATGCCTCATGGCCCTTTGCTTACGGCGAGGATAGTATGGATTCGAACAAACGATACACAAGATGTCGGAGTACTCAATCACCACTAGTACAGATGAACTATGGAGTTAGTCTGCTGATGTATCTATGTAGAGGAGTGCAATAGTGCGATGGCCGGATAAAGCATCCAGGCAACTCCTGGCAGTGAGCCTCATCCTGGCAGGATTGGCAATTGCCGCGTGGTCCTGGTTTCACTGGCGACACGCAGATAGTGCCGTGCCTATGCAGTCTTTTGATCTACAGGCGGCGCGGTTGGATGAATGGAAGGCCTATGGCGGAAGCTGGAATATTGCTGACGGAGCTATACACAGTAATTCGTATGAACGAGGCGCGAAGTTACTCGCGGGCTCGAAGAACTGGGATAACTACACGCTGAACGCCGATATGCGCTTTGATGGGGTGGCTGCGGATATGGGCGTGATCATCCGTTCCAATGATGAATCGCGTGGCGTCGATTCATACAATGGATATTTCATCGGGCTTCGCAGCCTGGATGGAACGTTGATGATTGGACACTCCAACTATGCATGGGGTGAGGCGCGGCCTGTATTGGTTCCGGGCGGTGTTCATCCATCTATCTGGTACCGTATGCGTGTCACTGCGTATGGTTGTAACATCGCCGTGTCGGCACAGAATCTTACTACCAATCAAACAGCGTGGCTGGCTTTTCAGGAGCGCTCTTGCGTCAAGAGTGGCCGTATTGGTCTGCGCTCACTCAATGCCAATGCCATGTGGCGCAATATCAGCGTGACTCCTGCTGGGTGGAATGACTATCAGGCGTTGCGTCAGCATGTGGATTCCGTGGAGCAGCTTGTGATCCTGGATGGGCCGCCGTGGTGGACTCCGTGGCATGTTGGAATGCTGTTCGCTGCTGCGCTTGCGCTCGCTTTGTTGACGCAGCTTATTTACTTTCGGGTGCAACAGTGGAAAGCATTCACCATCACTCGGGAGCGCGAAAGGCTGGCCCATGAGATTCACGACACCATGGCGCAGAGCTTTGCGGGGGTAGGCTATCAAATTCAGGGAATCAGACGCAGCGTGGTGCGTGACGATTTGCAGGACACGCGCCACATTGCAGATCAATTGAGCGTCGCTTATCAGTTAGTTCGCAGATGTCATGAAGAAGCCAGTCGAACTATCGCTATGCTTAGTAGCTCTTCTCCGCTGGCACAGGAAAATCTTTTAGGGGCTCTCGCGAATACCGCGCGCAAGATCGCAGGAGATCAGATCAAGACCAATACGGAGTTGATTGGAAGCTCCACTCCGCTCAACCTGCGACTGGCGGATGCGTTGCTGCATATCGGGCAGGAGGCAATCGCGAATGCTGTTGGCCACTCCGACCCAACTGTGTTGACGATCACTCTGACCTTTGAAAAAGATGACGTGGAGCTGACGCTGCGAGATAACGGGCAGGGCTTCGACTACTGCCCGGCAACTGCGGGCTTTGGCATTCTCGGCATGCAGAAACGTGCGCGCGATATCCTGGGGACATTCAACATTATGAGTATGCCGGGGCAGGGAACGGTTGTGAGTGTGAGGGCGCGATTACAAGAAGCCAATCGACGGCTGCGCCTGGTTGCAATGGTGAAGGAGTGGTTCGTGAAGACGCCACCTGGCTTCAGTCCCCGATAGTTATTGATTCTGCATAGATGGGCTGGAGAGTTACTCGGGCAGACGGATCAGTCCACGTCGTATTGCAGTTGTTGCGGCTTCAGTTCTGTCATTGGCTTCGAGCTTTACAAGGCAGCTCGCTACGTGATTGCGGGCTGTCTTATCGCTGATGAACAGGCGCTCCGCGATCTGTTTATTGGTCAGTCCCATGGCAACGAGTGTGAGCACTTCAAGCTCGCGTTGACTTAGTTCTTCACGACCCATGGTCTCGAACAATCGTTGTGCAATGCCTGGAGGGATGCAGCGTTTATTCGCGTGCACCATCTCAACTGCTTGAACGATTTCATCCTGAGGTGTGCTCTTGAGCAGGTATCCCATGGCGCCAGCCTGCAAGGCGCGGAGGATGTACTCGTCGGATTCGTAATTTGTGAGCACGAGAATTCGCAGGTCTGGTTGTATGCGCCGCAGCTCAGCGATGGCTTCTGTGCCTTCCATCTCCGGCATGCGAAGATCCATCAGTACTACGTCCGGCTGCTTTCGCTGTATCTCTGCGAATGCTTCTTTTGCCGATCCGGCCATACCGGTGACAGCGATGTTTTCCTCGCTCTCCAGCATGGTCCGCAAGCCAAGCCGGACGACCGGATGATCATCGACGATCAGCACCTTGATCTTGTTTGCCCGCTCATTCATAACAAGACTTTAATCCCTTTTTCGGGCAGAGAGAAAAAGGGAATTGGATAAGCCGGTCAAAAGAGGGCAGCAGATAGCTAGAAAAATGGGCTGGAAAGAGGAGCGAAAATCTTTCGCGCTTCCTCCTTCCAACCCGTTCGGTGCATGTTTGTCGTAATGCTTTATTCGTTCGCGGGCGATGCTCCGAAGGATGGCGGCTCATCGCCTTTCTTGACGCCCCAGTTCTTATCCGGCGTTGAGCCGAGATCGAATTCGAGCGTACCGCCCTTGAGCGCGAAGCTCTCCGGCAGCCATGTTTTGGAGCTTGCCTTGCCGTTGACTTTCACGCCCTGTACGTAGGGCGTATTCGTCTCAGCGGCAGGGGCCAGGATGCTTACGTCTCCGCTGGCGCGATGCACGGTTATCTTGGAGAAAATCGGGCTTCCAAGTACGAGCTCCGCTCTGCCGGGGATCTCCGGATAGAGGCCCATGGATGCGAAGACTGCCCAGGAAGACATCTCTCCCAGATCGTCATTGCCGGGGATTCCGTCGGGTGCATTCTTCCAGATGGTGTTCAATACTTGCCGCACCAACTGCTGTGTTTTCCAGGGCTGTCCGGCGAAGTCGTAAAGCCAGGGGGTCTCGACTGACGGCTCGTTATCCAGCTCTGCATGAAGTGGGCCTGCCTTGGTGACGGCGGGCGCGCCCTTTTCGTCATAGAAGAAACGATCGAGGCGCACGACAGCTTTATCGCGTCCGCCCATCTGCTCAAAGAGACCGGCTACGTTGAAGGGCACCATCCACACATACTGCGCGGCGGTACCTTCGACAAACCCATCTTCTGTGCTTGGCGTAAAGTCTTTGGGCGCTTTGTCGTTATCGTCCTGAATTTTTGCCCAACTGCCATCCGCATTACGATTCATGAAGTAGCCGCCATCCGGAGCGGCTTGCGGATTCCAGATGTTCTTCCAGTACTGTGCTC
Coding sequences within:
- a CDS encoding response regulator transcription factor, whose translation is MNERANKIKVLIVDDHPVVRLGLRTMLESEENIAVTGMAGSAKEAFAEIQRKQPDVVLMDLRMPEMEGTEAIAELRRIQPDLRILVLTNYESDEYILRALQAGAMGYLLKSTPQDEIVQAVEMVHANKRCIPPGIAQRLFETMGREELSQRELEVLTLVAMGLTNKQIAERLFISDKTARNHVASCLVKLEANDRTEAATTAIRRGLIRLPE
- a CDS encoding family 16 glycoside hydrolase; translated protein: MRWPDKASRQLLAVSLILAGLAIAAWSWFHWRHADSAVPMQSFDLQAARLDEWKAYGGSWNIADGAIHSNSYERGAKLLAGSKNWDNYTLNADMRFDGVAADMGVIIRSNDESRGVDSYNGYFIGLRSLDGTLMIGHSNYAWGEARPVLVPGGVHPSIWYRMRVTAYGCNIAVSAQNLTTNQTAWLAFQERSCVKSGRIGLRSLNANAMWRNISVTPAGWNDYQALRQHVDSVEQLVILDGPPWWTPWHVGMLFAAALALALLTQLIYFRVQQWKAFTITRERERLAHEIHDTMAQSFAGVGYQIQGIRRSVVRDDLQDTRHIADQLSVAYQLVRRCHEEASRTIAMLSSSSPLAQENLLGALANTARKIAGDQIKTNTELIGSSTPLNLRLADALLHIGQEAIANAVGHSDPTVLTITLTFEKDDVELTLRDNGQGFDYCPATAGFGILGMQKRARDILGTFNIMSMPGQGTVVSVRARLQEANRRLRLVAMVKEWFVKTPPGFSPR